In Marisediminicola antarctica, one DNA window encodes the following:
- a CDS encoding ATP-dependent DNA helicase: protein MLADDLGITTENTAKWWHNHLREGETFQSGQLVIVDEASLAGTLSLDRITQLAADAGAKVLLVGDYAQLQAVDAGGASGMLTHDRYDVPELADVHRFTHNWEKRASLDLRHGHTDVIDTYNEHQRIIDGDTEEMIDSAYTAWRSDLVAGRATVLVSDSNESVTALNNRARTDLILDGAVRGSRESELHDGTHAASGDIVITRRNDRRLLAGRSWVRNGDRWNVVDVRRDGSMLARRAGSSWGTSVLLPADYVAEHVELGYAVTSFRAQGLTTGTAHVLVDSTMSRENFYVAMTRGRAANVAYVAVDKPDPSHDGPHPGENDEVTGRSVLISVLQHVGAELSAHETIAVEQDSWGTIAQLAAEYETIASAAQRDRWAALVRTSGLSTEDAEEVISSDAFGPLTAELRRAEANHHDLAGLLPRLVSARDFGDADDIAAVIRHRLIAATARPAGSGRSRKAARLVAGLVPEAMGLVADDMRQALDERRDLITQRADAVLGKAIADGAQWIASLGEAPAGASGPESWQLAARTIAAYRDRYSVATPSPLGLRPEATAQRIDHSRAEAALNEIRRMNAAAKGVQSHREPSERTSEGRVL, encoded by the coding sequence TTGCTTGCCGACGATCTCGGGATCACAACTGAGAACACGGCGAAGTGGTGGCATAATCACCTGCGAGAAGGCGAGACCTTTCAGTCGGGCCAGCTCGTCATCGTTGATGAAGCGTCACTCGCGGGAACGCTTTCCCTGGACCGAATCACCCAGCTTGCTGCTGATGCTGGGGCGAAAGTGTTGCTCGTCGGAGACTACGCGCAGCTCCAGGCTGTCGACGCGGGCGGCGCCTCTGGGATGCTCACGCATGATCGTTATGACGTGCCCGAACTCGCCGACGTTCACCGCTTCACCCACAACTGGGAAAAGCGTGCGTCCCTCGATCTTCGCCATGGCCACACCGACGTCATCGACACCTACAACGAGCACCAACGCATCATTGACGGGGACACCGAGGAAATGATCGATTCGGCGTATACCGCCTGGCGCAGCGATCTCGTCGCGGGGCGTGCAACGGTTCTCGTCTCAGACTCCAATGAATCGGTGACCGCACTCAACAACCGAGCGCGCACCGATCTGATTCTCGATGGCGCCGTTCGCGGGTCGCGTGAGTCTGAGCTGCACGATGGAACCCATGCGGCATCCGGTGACATCGTCATCACGCGCCGCAATGACCGCCGTCTATTGGCAGGGCGCAGTTGGGTGCGTAACGGCGACCGCTGGAACGTCGTCGATGTTCGACGCGACGGATCGATGCTTGCTCGGCGTGCTGGGAGTTCCTGGGGGACCAGCGTTCTTCTGCCAGCCGACTACGTCGCAGAGCACGTCGAACTCGGCTACGCCGTGACATCCTTCCGCGCGCAAGGCCTCACTACCGGAACGGCACACGTCCTCGTCGACTCGACGATGTCCCGGGAGAACTTCTACGTGGCGATGACACGGGGTCGTGCTGCCAACGTCGCCTATGTAGCTGTCGACAAGCCGGACCCGTCCCACGATGGTCCACATCCGGGTGAGAACGATGAAGTTACCGGCCGCAGCGTGCTTATCAGCGTCCTCCAGCACGTCGGTGCCGAACTTTCCGCGCATGAAACGATCGCCGTTGAACAAGATTCCTGGGGAACGATCGCGCAGCTTGCCGCAGAATACGAGACGATCGCCTCGGCCGCGCAACGCGACCGGTGGGCCGCCCTGGTGCGGACATCCGGCCTCAGTACAGAAGATGCCGAGGAGGTCATTAGCTCGGATGCCTTCGGCCCGTTGACTGCGGAGCTGCGCCGTGCTGAAGCCAACCATCATGACCTGGCCGGCTTGCTCCCGCGTCTCGTCTCTGCGCGTGACTTTGGGGATGCGGACGATATTGCTGCGGTTATCCGCCATCGACTGATAGCGGCGACGGCTCGGCCGGCTGGGTCGGGGCGTTCACGGAAAGCGGCCAGGCTCGTTGCGGGGCTCGTGCCCGAAGCGATGGGGTTGGTCGCTGATGACATGCGTCAGGCGCTCGATGAACGTCGTGACCTCATCACGCAGCGAGCCGATGCAGTGCTCGGCAAAGCCATCGCAGATGGTGCGCAATGGATCGCGTCACTCGGTGAAGCTCCTGCTGGGGCATCGGGGCCTGAGAGCTGGCAGTTGGCGGCGCGGACGATCGCCGCGTATCGCGACCGGTACTCCGTCGCGACGCCGAGCCCGCTTGGGCTTCGACCCGAGGCCACGGCGCAGCGAATCGATCACTCCAGGGCCGAAGCAGCGCTCAACGAGATCCGCCGTATGAACGCCGCGGCCAAGGGTGTGCAGTCCCATCGTGAGCCGTCTGAGCGGACTTCGGAGGGGCGGGTGCTCTGA
- a CDS encoding DNA-processing protein DprA: MMTSLSSLAHDERSARTVLSIVAAPNDQTTGGLLGRVGAVELLRLADADGAVPGLDQVASAVWRERLHAANSPDALAAQMEAFEQQGLQVLIPGERDWPVSLNDLGERTPYVLWTRGETALLAKPLADRITLTGARASTAYGDHMAIELASDLALSGRAIVAGGAFGIETVAHKSALASGGSTIAVLAGGIDRAYPAGNADLFARIEQHGLLVSEVAPGAAPTRQRFLDRGRIMAALSSTTVIVEAGARSGSLRVADEAAELGRAVGAVPGPVTSAASTGSNLLIQDRRAGLVTGADDVLLLADEDKSNDHHAELSRAFRIAAACDRRLPDSRGL, translated from the coding sequence ATGATGACTTCCCTCTCCTCGCTCGCGCACGACGAGCGGAGCGCGCGAACCGTTCTCTCAATCGTGGCTGCACCGAATGATCAAACGACCGGTGGCCTCCTTGGCCGAGTCGGCGCTGTCGAGCTGCTGCGCCTCGCTGATGCTGACGGCGCGGTGCCCGGCCTCGACCAAGTCGCCTCGGCGGTATGGCGGGAGCGCTTGCACGCTGCGAACAGCCCTGACGCTTTGGCAGCTCAAATGGAAGCCTTCGAACAGCAGGGTCTCCAGGTGCTGATTCCGGGCGAGAGAGATTGGCCAGTCTCCCTCAACGATCTCGGTGAACGCACCCCGTACGTGCTTTGGACGCGCGGTGAGACTGCGCTCTTGGCGAAGCCTCTCGCCGACCGCATCACGCTGACCGGCGCGCGTGCCTCCACCGCATACGGAGACCACATGGCGATTGAACTCGCCAGCGACCTCGCGCTCAGCGGCCGTGCGATCGTCGCTGGCGGCGCATTCGGTATCGAGACAGTCGCCCACAAGTCCGCACTGGCCAGCGGCGGAAGCACTATCGCCGTCCTCGCGGGTGGGATCGATCGCGCATACCCTGCCGGGAACGCTGACTTGTTCGCGCGTATTGAGCAGCACGGTCTCCTCGTTTCCGAAGTTGCACCGGGCGCCGCGCCAACACGTCAGCGCTTTCTTGACCGCGGCCGGATCATGGCCGCGCTTTCCTCGACGACGGTGATCGTTGAGGCGGGGGCACGGTCGGGATCGCTGCGTGTCGCCGACGAGGCAGCGGAGCTTGGCCGCGCTGTTGGTGCGGTTCCTGGCCCAGTGACGAGCGCCGCCAGCACTGGCTCTAATCTCCTCATTCAAGACCGACGCGCGGGTTTGGTCACAGGTGCCGATGACGTCCTTCTACTCGCCGACGAGGACAAGAGCAACGACCACCATGCGGAGCTGTCACGAGCATTTCGCATCGCTGCAGCTTGTGATCGTCGCTTACCCGATTCACGCGGCCTGTAA
- a CDS encoding zinc-dependent alcohol dehydrogenase encodes MVVDQRLVERIPSGLALDMAALSEPTACVLRAIDRAGIRPGSTALIVGAGPMGLLLSCLLPRCGVATVLVSEPSPERRRLAESFGAVVFDPRGSDLAAWVRSETRGRGVDYAFEAVGSASALEDAIDATDVGGTVIVVGVANPAARAQVSPHAIFAKELTIVGAWGVETTFTRAMGLLSTLNPRDLITDRFGLDDVEAAIGLARRGAAGKVLLAPGLERK; translated from the coding sequence ATGGTGGTTGACCAGAGGCTCGTGGAGCGGATCCCCTCCGGTCTGGCCCTGGACATGGCCGCACTATCGGAGCCCACCGCCTGTGTCTTGCGCGCGATCGACCGCGCCGGCATCCGCCCAGGATCGACCGCCCTCATCGTTGGAGCCGGGCCCATGGGTCTTTTGCTCAGCTGCCTCCTGCCACGCTGCGGAGTCGCGACGGTCCTGGTGAGCGAACCGAGCCCGGAACGGCGGCGACTCGCCGAGTCTTTCGGTGCCGTCGTGTTCGACCCTCGGGGTTCCGATCTGGCTGCCTGGGTCCGATCCGAAACCCGGGGCCGCGGCGTCGACTATGCGTTCGAGGCAGTGGGTTCCGCCTCCGCGCTCGAGGATGCGATTGACGCAACGGATGTCGGCGGAACCGTCATCGTCGTCGGGGTAGCCAACCCGGCAGCTCGAGCCCAGGTGAGCCCCCACGCAATTTTCGCGAAGGAGCTGACGATTGTGGGAGCGTGGGGCGTGGAAACCACGTTCACCCGAGCGATGGGGTTGCTTTCGACGCTCAACCCTCGCGACCTGATCACAGATCGATTCGGCCTCGACGACGTGGAGGCGGCGATCGGGCTGGCGCGGCGCGGAGCGGCCGGCAAGGTTCTGCTCGCGCCCGGACTGGAGCGTAAGTAG
- a CDS encoding helicase associated domain-containing protein: MHHEHTPAGLCLKAFTIWQAEDASDSSLAYWMVDNDFSNAQGISARPHSKHAVKWVSSLHRYEAFWRADGRSPRENTRNLTTLPTSERRLGQWGRYQRRFEENLCRYQEIRLDVSPAFKWDPHEEGWRARFDACTNHRSSTGRVPYLNSNDPIEFALARWLGRQMRQLQRGTLMATRAARLKAFIAEGPTI; the protein is encoded by the coding sequence ATGCACCACGAACACACGCCGGCAGGCCTTTGCCTGAAGGCCTTCACCATCTGGCAGGCCGAGGACGCATCCGACAGCTCGCTGGCCTACTGGATGGTCGACAACGACTTCTCGAACGCGCAGGGCATCAGCGCGCGCCCGCATAGCAAGCACGCGGTCAAATGGGTTTCAAGCCTGCACCGCTACGAGGCGTTCTGGCGGGCGGATGGTCGAAGCCCCCGCGAGAACACCCGCAACCTGACCACCCTGCCCACGTCGGAGCGACGCCTCGGCCAATGGGGTCGCTACCAGCGCCGGTTCGAGGAGAACCTGTGCCGCTACCAAGAGATCCGGCTCGACGTCTCACCCGCCTTCAAGTGGGACCCGCACGAGGAGGGCTGGCGCGCCCGCTTCGACGCGTGCACCAATCACCGGAGCAGCACTGGACGAGTGCCGTACCTCAACTCGAACGACCCCATCGAGTTCGCCCTCGCACGCTGGCTCGGCAGACAGATGCGGCAGCTGCAGCGCGGAACCCTAATGGCCACTCGCGCCGCGCGGTTGAAGGCGTTCATTGCGGAAGGGCCGACAATCTGA
- a CDS encoding cupin domain-containing protein, whose product MASGELHVTVGTTDLVLSAGDYCLIPPGTFHSPQNLASEDLRMLALVSPNVKGERWKTAPFSAEDFEGQPLVGNVFRNTALPDSAHIRGEPIHLSQGSLWSFENEAADTTIWVVEGDVEVTVGMLAGRIEPSYHVTAMAGVPGSIRAISDAIVLVLEAYGDEKITTL is encoded by the coding sequence GTGGCCTCGGGAGAACTTCACGTCACGGTGGGTACCACGGACTTGGTCCTGTCGGCGGGTGATTATTGCCTGATACCGCCCGGGACCTTCCACTCGCCCCAGAATCTCGCCTCGGAAGATCTCAGGATGCTCGCCCTCGTATCGCCCAACGTGAAAGGCGAACGATGGAAGACCGCTCCCTTTTCGGCGGAGGATTTCGAGGGGCAACCGCTGGTCGGGAACGTATTTCGGAACACTGCACTGCCTGATTCCGCGCATATTCGCGGCGAACCGATTCACCTCAGTCAGGGAAGCCTTTGGAGTTTCGAGAACGAGGCCGCGGACACCACCATCTGGGTCGTCGAAGGTGACGTGGAGGTCACTGTCGGGATGCTCGCCGGAAGAATCGAGCCGAGCTATCACGTGACGGCGATGGCGGGGGTTCCGGGTAGCATTCGTGCTATCTCGGATGCGATCGTGTTGGTCCTCGAAGCGTACGGTGACGAGAAGATTACAACGCTCTAG
- a CDS encoding ABC-three component system protein: MFISEWAVGLGVGYHQVKRLGGPGDRGVDVAAFRTERGLEDSWDCFQAKHYAASLVLSDALPEMLKLFRGVVDGYYVLPDQYVFAAPRGCGGSLNRLLSRPTELQTKLLETIDSRSSATKEIDDGTLQSIRDLATASDFSMFRSTELREMLDVHRGTPYHAARFGTTLPARPPAGDPPKKPAPVEVTYVRKLVDVYNEQDPGTCVDTESVTTHAKYGVHLQRQREAFYAAEALRLYARDSVPDGTFELLQGDVYAGVVDTAEADHASGLDRLRAVLTQSGQLDLGAHSLISVSRIEDRQGICHQLANGDRLTWVASDE, from the coding sequence GTGTTCATTTCTGAGTGGGCGGTCGGACTTGGTGTCGGCTACCACCAGGTCAAGCGACTTGGCGGCCCAGGTGACCGAGGAGTCGACGTGGCCGCCTTCAGGACCGAGCGTGGGCTCGAAGACTCATGGGATTGCTTCCAAGCAAAGCATTACGCGGCTTCACTCGTGTTGTCCGATGCTCTCCCCGAGATGCTCAAACTCTTCCGCGGAGTCGTCGATGGATACTACGTACTACCTGACCAGTACGTGTTCGCTGCGCCGCGCGGATGCGGAGGCTCCCTCAATCGCCTCTTGAGTAGGCCCACTGAGCTGCAGACGAAATTGCTAGAGACCATCGATTCCCGTAGCAGCGCTACCAAGGAAATCGATGATGGGACTTTACAGTCGATTCGCGACTTGGCGACGGCATCAGACTTCTCGATGTTCCGTTCTACGGAACTCCGCGAGATGCTGGATGTACATCGGGGAACGCCATACCATGCTGCTCGGTTCGGCACGACGCTGCCTGCTCGGCCTCCAGCGGGCGACCCACCAAAGAAGCCCGCGCCGGTTGAAGTGACCTACGTCAGGAAACTTGTCGATGTCTACAACGAGCAGGACCCAGGCACATGCGTCGACACGGAGTCAGTAACCACTCACGCAAAGTACGGTGTGCACCTTCAGCGTCAGCGGGAAGCTTTCTACGCGGCAGAAGCGCTACGACTTTACGCGAGGGACTCAGTGCCGGACGGAACGTTTGAGTTGCTGCAAGGCGATGTTTACGCGGGCGTTGTGGACACTGCAGAAGCGGACCACGCGAGTGGTTTGGATCGACTCCGTGCGGTCCTGACGCAGTCGGGGCAACTTGACCTTGGTGCTCACTCACTCATCTCCGTATCGCGGATAGAGGATCGTCAAGGAATATGCCATCAACTCGCCAATGGAGACCGATTGACATGGGTGGCAAGCGATGAGTAG
- a CDS encoding ABC-three component system middle component 2, which produces MLLAEAFPAHLDINRLVLLDHGLLHSADLNGPESLHPPLPIRAGELGVKRQHIEDGLQVMIRAGLAEMFAENSGIEFRASEAAESFLRLLETDYAHALHDRAQWVVEELGAIDDDHLRDRMREVSSHWPEEFEFMQVESGADF; this is translated from the coding sequence ATGCTTCTGGCCGAGGCGTTTCCAGCGCACTTGGACATCAATCGTCTGGTTTTACTCGATCACGGCTTGCTTCATAGCGCAGACCTCAACGGCCCAGAGAGCCTGCACCCGCCCCTTCCTATACGAGCAGGCGAACTCGGGGTGAAGAGGCAACACATCGAGGATGGGCTCCAAGTCATGATCCGCGCGGGCCTCGCCGAGATGTTTGCCGAGAACAGTGGTATCGAGTTCCGTGCAAGCGAGGCCGCGGAGAGCTTCCTGAGACTCCTTGAGACCGACTATGCGCACGCCCTGCATGACCGCGCGCAATGGGTCGTGGAGGAGCTTGGAGCCATCGACGACGACCACCTGCGAGATCGCATGCGAGAAGTCTCATCGCACTGGCCTGAGGAGTTCGAGTTCATGCAGGTGGAGAGCGGAGCGGATTTCTAG
- a CDS encoding AAA family ATPase — MTFTGANVSPASLDFSPHVTVIHGPSDTGKSFVVDAIDFVLGAKELKEIPERDGYSRVLLGLELPTGDRITFARSVDGGGVALYRSDVRTEPSGPPDEALSWKHSASSTANISRFLLEQVGLDEKRVRKNAQNETHMLSFRDLMRLSLVGETDMQAEVAPGLSGNPVNKTKEVSVLKLLLQGEDDSALVAVASAQDQKRLRGARLEVVERMLGQLDAQLQDVAEPGELQKQIAKLNQSIDGYSATIGDIAEERSDILAERTRVQESGRAQQVEHSEALVLRARFNLLLKQYESDLARLGMIAEAGNLLGYFRRGICVFCGAEPANQHLNLSCEGNTTSFGSSVESEARKTQVLREDLLLTVESLNARISELHGSIADSRREVTKLQGRVEKLDLALSPQQGDFRDLLTKRSEIERQLGLYEQMNSLEAMIRKMADETDAEVATAVAGLSLTAVREFSSEISKRLTEWGYPDAGSVRYDRNEQDIVAGDQQRSAHGKGVRAILHAAFTVSLAQYCFDRELPHPGFIVLDSPLVTYRPPDQQLEGDEEPPESVVLAFYRDIQEHFDGQVIVMENTDPPEPLGSDAYDIAFTKQTGIGRYGFLPVGVAESSQDVLSLEAGD, encoded by the coding sequence TTGACCTTCACTGGCGCAAACGTGTCCCCGGCGTCGCTCGACTTCAGCCCGCATGTGACTGTGATCCACGGACCTTCGGACACGGGCAAGTCCTTCGTCGTTGATGCGATTGATTTCGTTCTTGGCGCAAAGGAACTCAAGGAGATTCCAGAGCGAGACGGCTACAGTCGCGTGTTGCTGGGACTCGAACTGCCAACGGGGGACCGCATCACGTTCGCTCGTTCCGTGGATGGAGGCGGCGTCGCACTTTACAGAAGCGACGTCCGCACTGAGCCCTCGGGCCCGCCTGACGAGGCGCTTTCGTGGAAACACAGTGCGTCCAGCACTGCCAATATCTCTCGCTTTCTGCTTGAGCAAGTTGGTCTCGATGAAAAGCGGGTTCGTAAGAACGCGCAGAACGAAACCCACATGCTCAGCTTCCGCGATCTGATGCGTCTGTCCCTTGTCGGTGAGACAGACATGCAGGCGGAAGTGGCGCCTGGTCTCAGCGGAAATCCGGTCAACAAGACCAAAGAGGTCTCAGTTCTGAAGCTGTTGCTCCAAGGGGAGGATGACTCTGCTCTCGTAGCGGTCGCGTCAGCCCAGGACCAAAAGCGACTCCGTGGCGCACGGCTGGAGGTCGTCGAGCGGATGCTTGGGCAGCTTGATGCGCAGCTGCAAGATGTTGCTGAGCCCGGTGAGCTTCAGAAGCAAATCGCGAAGCTGAACCAATCGATCGACGGGTACAGCGCGACAATCGGGGATATCGCAGAGGAACGCAGCGACATTCTCGCGGAGCGAACACGCGTCCAGGAGAGCGGGAGGGCCCAGCAGGTCGAGCATTCCGAAGCATTGGTGCTTCGTGCGCGGTTCAATCTCCTGTTGAAACAGTACGAGAGCGATCTCGCGCGACTCGGCATGATCGCCGAGGCAGGGAACCTGCTCGGGTACTTTCGACGTGGCATATGCGTCTTCTGTGGTGCTGAGCCAGCAAACCAACACCTCAACCTAAGTTGCGAAGGCAATACCACGAGTTTCGGGTCGTCGGTTGAATCAGAGGCACGCAAGACGCAAGTGCTCCGAGAAGACCTTCTGCTGACCGTTGAAAGCCTCAATGCCCGAATCAGTGAACTGCACGGCTCGATTGCGGACTCACGCCGCGAAGTCACGAAGTTGCAGGGCCGGGTCGAGAAGCTCGACCTTGCGCTGAGTCCCCAGCAAGGAGACTTCCGTGACCTGCTCACGAAGCGGAGTGAGATTGAGCGGCAGCTCGGGCTATACGAACAGATGAATTCATTGGAAGCCATGATTCGGAAGATGGCTGATGAGACTGACGCAGAGGTTGCAACGGCAGTCGCTGGTCTAAGTCTCACTGCCGTGCGGGAGTTCTCCTCCGAGATTTCGAAGCGTCTCACGGAGTGGGGATACCCCGACGCGGGCTCCGTCCGATATGACCGAAACGAGCAAGACATCGTTGCCGGGGATCAGCAGCGGTCTGCTCATGGCAAGGGAGTACGAGCTATCCTTCATGCCGCTTTCACAGTGTCGCTTGCGCAGTATTGCTTCGACCGCGAGCTACCACATCCGGGATTTATTGTTCTGGACTCTCCGCTCGTAACTTACCGCCCGCCAGATCAGCAGTTGGAAGGGGATGAAGAACCTCCTGAGAGTGTGGTTCTGGCGTTCTACCGCGACATTCAGGAGCATTTCGACGGTCAAGTGATCGTGATGGAGAATACCGACCCGCCGGAGCCGCTCGGATCAGACGCATACGACATCGCGTTCACGAAGCAAACCGGGATTGGACGATACGGATTCCTCCCTGTCGGAGTTGCGGAATCATCTCAGGATGTACTGTCGCTCGAAGCGGGTGATTGA
- a CDS encoding LacI family DNA-binding transcriptional regulator, with amino-acid sequence MTASPDESQVPPSPPTRRVTLKDVAVIAAVDTAIVSRVVNNDPTLKITVPTRTRVEAALKQTGYVPNAAARGLRTSRTRTVGVVLPDLTNPVYAQIVAGVQRQAEKAGYAIVLGGSFGNASGEEQFARLLAEGRVDGLLIATGKIPDLTLRALREIKAPLVLVNRAAEGLDSVTIDDTAAIRLATEHLLELGHRRIALINGAFGVDTSVRREEGFQRAIRNAGLTSIPVVNMRGWDAAAGCDAVDKLIAAHGDTTAIVVATVAATPGVLHGLQMRGLHVPSDVSVVALHDMPSARFESPPITIVQTPLATMGSSAFDLLLGRINGSQGPQSRMIDDPLTLVVRESSGAVRA; translated from the coding sequence ATGACCGCCTCACCCGACGAATCGCAGGTGCCTCCTTCGCCTCCGACACGGAGAGTCACGCTCAAAGATGTTGCCGTTATCGCGGCGGTCGACACGGCCATCGTGAGCCGGGTAGTGAATAACGACCCCACGCTGAAGATCACGGTTCCAACGAGAACCCGAGTCGAGGCTGCCCTCAAACAGACGGGGTACGTTCCCAACGCCGCGGCCCGGGGCCTCAGAACCTCGCGCACCCGGACAGTGGGCGTTGTACTTCCCGACCTGACGAATCCGGTGTACGCGCAGATCGTCGCCGGTGTGCAACGGCAAGCCGAGAAAGCTGGATACGCCATCGTGCTCGGCGGCTCATTCGGCAATGCCTCTGGGGAAGAACAATTCGCGCGGCTTCTCGCCGAAGGTCGCGTGGACGGGCTGCTCATCGCGACCGGAAAAATTCCCGACCTGACTTTGCGGGCGCTACGCGAGATCAAGGCTCCCCTGGTTCTGGTCAATCGCGCCGCGGAGGGGCTCGACAGCGTGACCATCGACGACACCGCCGCCATCCGTTTGGCGACCGAGCACCTCCTCGAACTCGGCCATCGGAGGATCGCACTCATCAACGGCGCTTTCGGCGTCGACACGTCGGTACGCCGCGAGGAAGGCTTCCAGCGAGCAATCCGGAACGCGGGCTTGACGAGTATTCCGGTCGTCAACATGCGGGGGTGGGATGCCGCGGCCGGGTGCGACGCCGTGGACAAGCTGATTGCGGCTCACGGGGACACCACGGCGATCGTCGTTGCGACCGTCGCGGCGACTCCGGGAGTCCTTCACGGCCTACAGATGCGCGGCCTGCACGTGCCCTCGGATGTCAGCGTGGTCGCCCTCCATGACATGCCTTCAGCGCGCTTCGAGTCCCCTCCCATCACCATCGTGCAAACACCCCTCGCGACGATGGGCAGCAGCGCCTTCGATT
- a CDS encoding sulfate permease: MLRIIWVISIHLRNFMRRYMPTNILLDAIRTRRGLKWGVPAMLLAIPYLFAASTCTALIDGGASRWLYVVALVCIWNALKFIVIGPVSAVFLLRCKRAEDRARQRSMPPPVPAPA; encoded by the coding sequence ATGCTTCGAATCATCTGGGTTATCAGCATCCACCTCCGCAACTTCATGCGCAGGTACATGCCCACCAACATCCTGCTCGACGCGATACGTACCCGACGTGGGCTCAAGTGGGGCGTGCCCGCGATGCTCCTCGCCATCCCGTATCTCTTCGCCGCGAGTACTTGTACGGCTCTGATCGACGGGGGAGCGTCCCGCTGGCTCTACGTCGTTGCTCTTGTCTGCATCTGGAACGCGCTCAAGTTCATCGTGATCGGTCCCGTGTCGGCCGTGTTCTTGCTCCGATGCAAGCGTGCTGAAGATCGGGCCAGACAACGCAGCATGCCGCCGCCCGTTCCTGCTCCGGCGTAG
- a CDS encoding SMP-30/gluconolactonase/LRE family protein gives MDDVKLQFEGTSDVRSVSARRIPSQLEVGEGPRWDPHLQEWTCIDISTGGFFVGLESGSPAVTFPAPLGCTARHVSGAVLGACRDGLYSWDGITPPAKFAHLPTPLKQLNDGRCDAMGRWWIGGVGLGDDDGCLMRLDLDGSLEVVAGGYALPNGIDWFAEAGVMLHADSYSRRIFAYDFDLESGCVENRRVWWQGTKDDGLPDGLCIADDGTVWVAFWGGHVVRQLDSTGSTIRELRTPMSQPSSVTFGGPSGSQMFITSAWADLEPSERAEQPWAGDGMVIEGLGRSNGDADCLVPITALSSSRLDG, from the coding sequence ATGGATGATGTGAAGCTCCAGTTCGAGGGTACGAGCGACGTGCGATCAGTGTCCGCACGTCGGATTCCGTCGCAGCTCGAAGTCGGTGAAGGACCGCGCTGGGACCCCCATCTTCAGGAGTGGACCTGTATAGACATATCGACCGGCGGCTTCTTCGTCGGTCTCGAGTCCGGGTCCCCGGCCGTGACATTTCCAGCCCCGCTCGGGTGCACGGCCCGCCATGTGAGCGGAGCCGTCCTCGGTGCTTGTCGGGACGGCCTCTACTCCTGGGACGGGATAACGCCGCCAGCGAAGTTCGCACACCTTCCGACACCGCTCAAACAGTTGAATGACGGTCGCTGCGACGCGATGGGCCGCTGGTGGATCGGCGGGGTAGGCCTCGGTGACGATGACGGATGCCTGATGCGCCTCGACCTGGATGGTTCGCTGGAGGTCGTGGCAGGGGGCTACGCACTCCCCAATGGGATCGATTGGTTTGCGGAGGCGGGCGTCATGCTGCACGCCGACAGTTACTCCCGTCGCATCTTCGCTTACGATTTCGACCTCGAGAGCGGTTGCGTCGAGAATCGACGAGTCTGGTGGCAGGGGACAAAGGATGACGGCCTACCGGACGGCCTCTGCATCGCGGACGACGGAACGGTGTGGGTAGCGTTCTGGGGCGGTCACGTGGTCAGACAGCTCGACTCGACAGGGTCCACCATTCGGGAACTTCGCACACCGATGAGCCAACCAAGCAGCGTCACCTTCGGGGGGCCGTCGGGGTCTCAGATGTTCATCACTTCGGCGTGGGCCGATCTCGAACCGAGCGAACGGGCCGAGCAACCCTGGGCGGGCGACGGCATGGTAATCGAGGGTCTCGGTCGCTCTAATGGCGATGCGGATTGCCTGGTTCCGATCACCGCGCTCAGCTCGAGCCGGCTCGATGGCTGA